The DNA segment GGGCCAGTGTGGGGTGGGAGAAATCATTTTTGTCTGCCAGATAGATGTTGTCTGAACCGGCCTCTTCGCGAGCAAGCCCGCTCCCACAGGGGAATGCATTCCAAATGTGGGAGCGGGCTTGCTCGCGAAAGCGGCAGTCGAGTCGATGAAGAGCCTGGCTTGGGCTATACCTGTGGGGAACTGCGCCACCCGCAAAAGGTTCGTACCAACAAGAGCGCAGCCATTTGAGCCGCGCCCCGGGGGAGAATCACCGTCATGCCTGAAACCCAGACCGCCATCGCCGACATCCACATGCTCGACCGCGGTTACTCGCGCGAAGCCCGATCGCTGCTGTATCAGGCCTATCGCCACGAGCCGACTTTCGGCTATCTGTTCGAAGCCGAACGGCCGGGCTACGAGCAACGCGTGCGGGCCACGGTGCGTGAGTTGGTCAAACAGCATTTTCTGCAGGATCTGCCGGCCATCGGCCTGCTGGTCAACGACCGTTTGATCGGCATCGCCCTGATCGCGCCGCCGCAGCGTCGTCTTGGGATTACCGAGAGTTGGGCGTGGCGCTTGCGCATGGTGCTCAGCACCGGTTTTCGCTGCACCCGGCGCTATCTGGAATATCACGATGCGGTGGCCGCCTGCGTACCGAGCGATTCGGTGCACATGCTGCCGCTGCTGGGGATTCATCCGCAGTTTCAAGGCAAACACTTCGGCGAGCAGTTGCTGACGGCGGTGCACAACTGGTGCGCAGTGGACGAAACCTCGCAAGGCGTGGTGCTCGACACCGGCAACCCGCGTTACCTGGAATTCTACAAACGTCAGGGTTATGAGGAGATTGGCGAAGTTGCCGTCGGCCCGGTGCGCGAGCACGTGTTTTTCCATGCCAATCCGCAGGTGTTACAAACTGCAACGGCTTAGCCATAGAACTTTTTCGGAAATTTCCTGTTCTATCACGCTCCCAAGCCCGTGATAGCATCCGCGCCTATGAAGTTTCCAGGAAGATTTACCAGTGGCGTGCTCATGCTGTTAACCAGCTGCGCGGCGCTGGCGCAAAGTGAATTGGACGTGCGGATCAAACCGTCCAACGATGAACTTAAAGCCAATATAGAAGGCTATATCGGCAGCCTCGGCGACCGTGACGAAGAAGCCTTGCTACGCTTCAGTCGCGGGGCTGAAGAGCAGGCGCGCAAAGCTGCCCAGGCGTTGGGCTACTACCAGCCGCAGATCGACAGTGACGTCAAAGGCGGCGAAAAACCGCGCCTGGTGCTGAACATCGATCCCGGTGAGCCGATACGCCTGCGCAACGTCACCGTGCGCGTCGACGGGCCTGCCGCCTCCCTCAAATCCTTTCGTGTGCCGAGCAGCGATACGCTCAAGTCCGGCGCGGTGCTCAACCATGGGCGTTATGAAGACGCCAAACGCCTGATCCAGAATCAGGCCTCGCGCTTCGGCTTTTTCAGTGGCCATTTCACTAGCCAGAAACTCCTGGTCGACCCGCGGGCCGGGGTGGCCGACGTTGAATTGATCTACGACAGCGGCCCGCGTTATGCGCTGGGCAAAGTCAGTTTCGAGGGCGACACACCCTTCGACGAAGACCTGCTGCAACGCATGGTGCCGTTCAAGGCTGGCGACCCGTATGACTCCGAGCTGATCGCCGAACTCAACCGCGACCTGCAATCGAGCGGCTATTTCGAAGGCGTGCGCGTCGATGCGGCGCCGACGGCGGCGAAAAACGACGTGATCCCGGTCGACGTCAAACTCGACACCCGCAAACCGCGCACCATGGGCCTGGGCCTCGGTTATTCGACCGACGTCGGCCCGCGGATCAAGGCCAACTGGACCCGCCACTGGGTCAACCCGCAGGGCGACAGCTATGGCTGGGAAGCCGAGTTGTCGGCGCCACGGCAGAACGTCGGGCTGTTCTATGACATCCCGCTCGATCCACCGCTGACCGACAAGCTGCGCTGGGCCGGTGGTTACCAATATGAAGACATCGACGGCTCCGACACCCTGAGCAAGCTGCTGACCTTCGGTCCCGAATGGCACAGCAAGTTGCCCAGCGGCTGGCAGCGGGTCATCTCGCTGAAATGGCAGCGTGAGGAATATCAGCTCGGTGACGACTCCGGTCTCAGTACCTTGTTGATGCCCGGTATCAGTTATTCGTACCTGAAAAGCGACAACCGCATCGACCCGCACAACGGCTATCGCCTGACCTTTGAAAGCAAAGTGGCGAAGGAAGGTCTCGGCTCTGACAACAATCTGCTGTATGGCACGGCGTTGATCAAAGGCCTGACCACCGTGTTCGACAACCACCGCTTCCTCGGGCGGGTGCAGGTCGGCGGCAGCGCCACCAACGGTTATAACTCGGTGCCACCGTCGTTGCGCTTCTTCGCCGGTGGCGACCAAAGCGTGCGCGGTTACGACTACCAGAGCCTGTCCCCGAAAAACTCCGAAGGCGACCGCATCGGTGGTCGCTACATGGTTGCCGGCAGTGTCGAGTATCAATATTCGATCGCCGAAAAATGGCGGGTCGCGACCTTCGTCGACCAGGGCAACTCCTTCAACAAACTCGAACTGCCGAACCTCAAGACCGGGGTCGGTATCGGTGTGCGCTGGGTCTCGCCGGTGGGGCCGATCCGCCTCGACCTGGCCCACGCGCTGGACGACGACGGCGGCATCCGGCTGCACTTTTCCA comes from the Pseudomonas sp. RSB 5.4 genome and includes:
- a CDS encoding autotransporter assembly complex family protein; its protein translation is MKFPGRFTSGVLMLLTSCAALAQSELDVRIKPSNDELKANIEGYIGSLGDRDEEALLRFSRGAEEQARKAAQALGYYQPQIDSDVKGGEKPRLVLNIDPGEPIRLRNVTVRVDGPAASLKSFRVPSSDTLKSGAVLNHGRYEDAKRLIQNQASRFGFFSGHFTSQKLLVDPRAGVADVELIYDSGPRYALGKVSFEGDTPFDEDLLQRMVPFKAGDPYDSELIAELNRDLQSSGYFEGVRVDAAPTAAKNDVIPVDVKLDTRKPRTMGLGLGYSTDVGPRIKANWTRHWVNPQGDSYGWEAELSAPRQNVGLFYDIPLDPPLTDKLRWAGGYQYEDIDGSDTLSKLLTFGPEWHSKLPSGWQRVISLKWQREEYQLGDDSGLSTLLMPGISYSYLKSDNRIDPHNGYRLTFESKVAKEGLGSDNNLLYGTALIKGLTTVFDNHRFLGRVQVGGSATNGYNSVPPSLRFFAGGDQSVRGYDYQSLSPKNSEGDRIGGRYMVAGSVEYQYSIAEKWRVATFVDQGNSFNKLELPNLKTGVGIGVRWVSPVGPIRLDLAHALDDDGGIRLHFSMGPEL
- a CDS encoding GNAT family N-acetyltransferase translates to MPETQTAIADIHMLDRGYSREARSLLYQAYRHEPTFGYLFEAERPGYEQRVRATVRELVKQHFLQDLPAIGLLVNDRLIGIALIAPPQRRLGITESWAWRLRMVLSTGFRCTRRYLEYHDAVAACVPSDSVHMLPLLGIHPQFQGKHFGEQLLTAVHNWCAVDETSQGVVLDTGNPRYLEFYKRQGYEEIGEVAVGPVREHVFFHANPQVLQTATA